In Helicobacter colisuis, the DNA window TTGGCGCTCATGCTTTAAAAAACAATCAAATCCAACGCCCTTATTTAGAATCTGAAATCCTACTCTCTCACATTCTAAACCAATCTAGAATCTATCTCCACAGCCATAGCACACAAAATCTCTCATCCTTTCACGAAATGCTTTTTATAGATCTTATCCAAAGGCGAAAAAATCTTGAACCCATTGAATATATTACTAATAAAGTTGGTTTTTATGGAGAAGAATTTTACATTGATAGAGGAGTTTTAATTCCCCGCCCTGAAACAGAAATTTTAGTAGATAAAGCAAAAGATATTATTGCGCAAAATAATTACAAAAATATCGCTGAAATTGGCATTGGAAGCGGAATTATAAGCATTATGTTAGCTCTTTTATTACCCGATTCAAACTTAAACTTTTATGCAAGTGATATTGCCCCAGAGGCGCTTTTTAACACTCATGTTAATCTTAAAAAATTCAAAGTTTCAAACATCAAACTTTATAAAAGTTCCTTTTTAGATTTTAACAAAGAAGAAAATATCTGTTTTGATTTATTAGTTTCTAACCCCCCTTATATCAAAAAAGGGGAGATTCTGCCAACTTCTCTTAGCTTT includes these proteins:
- the prmC gene encoding peptide chain release factor N(5)-glutamine methyltransferase, which produces MTLKEAIDFGAHALKNNQIQRPYLESEILLSHILNQSRIYLHSHSTQNLSSFHEMLFIDLIQRRKNLEPIEYITNKVGFYGEEFYIDRGVLIPRPETEILVDKAKDIIAQNNYKNIAEIGIGSGIISIMLALLLPDSNLNFYASDIAPEALFNTHVNLKKFKVSNIKLYKSSFLDFNKEENICFDLLVSNPPYIKKGEILPTSLSFEPQKALFGGEKGDEILHQIIRLTYENEIPHLICEMGYNQRESIESLMQNIPHQKLEFYQDLANLERGFIIKF